CCATCTCGTCACTCGCCTTCTCTTGATCCTCCCCCGCGGCTCCGCTCTGAGTCTCAGGCGATTTGGTCCGCTCCGGCCCCACAAACGTCTTGACTACGCGATTCGCGACAAAGTCCCACAACCGCAAACAGCCATCAAAGCACAAGCTCAACACATACTTGCCATTCGGGCTAACCACCACGTACCCCACCGCGTGCATATCCATGCGCGCCAAGCTCGACGTGGCCGTGCCATGCGAGCTATTCGTGGTGAGGGTCTTCAAACACTGGTACGTCTCAGTATCGAACAACCGAATCAAGCCATCGTACGACGCCGATATAATGATGGAGTCGTCCGGGGTGATGGAGATGCTCGAGATGGGGTCTGCGTGCGCTGCGAGCGTCGTGAGCGGGCGACCCGAAATTAAGTCCCATATCGTGATTGTCTCGTCCGATGAGCCTGACACAAGGAGGTTGCCGCGGTGGGCGAACTGGAGCGTGGTGGCGTGGTAGGTGTGTTTGCGGAGGGTTTTGATGCATTTCGCGGTGGGCACGTTCCAGAgcttgatggtggtgtcgTCGGAGCAGGAGGCGAGAATCTCGGGGTTGTGGGGCAGGAATTGCACGTCTGATATTCCTCGCGTGTGGCCCCGGAGCTCGCATATGAGGACGGGGGGTGATGGTGCCGTAGAAGACGTTAGAGAGTAGATTTTTATGCTTGTCGATGTGGAGAGTGCCAAGTGGGTGCCATTGGGTGATATTCGTGCTGCGGTGACGGGGGCCAGTTCTTGCAATTTGTGTTTGAGTGTGTATAGTTGCGACGTTAGCGGGTCCCGATTTCCCACATGACCCATTGCTGTCATTCGTGGGCTCTGTTAATGATGCAACGGTGGTGGGAGATGCGCCAACTTCTTTTGAATACATTTCAGATGGTGAAGGGAGgtttgaagcaaaaagcCGCACGGGATGCCGCATTCGGAAATCCCCAAATTTGTTGATAATTGCGAGAGTCAACATGACAAACGAAAGGCGAACCCTTGAAACCGACATCCAACGGTctcaacagcaaccactaccaccacaacaGAGACTACAACCGACGCTAGAATGGAATACCaaaacaacttgttcaaattcaaCCTATCAAACCTCCACCTTCCGAAATCAGCAAGGTTACGCTCGTTCGGAATTTATTTATCAGGAGCGTTATTCTCCATCGGCTTCTGGTCCTTGATAGATGCGTCAATCTACTCCAAGACGGTCAACGCCAGCGACGTGCACGTGACGTTCATAGACTGGATTCCCCTTATTTGCTCGGGCTTGGGGATGTTGATTGTCAACTCGATTGAGAAACACAATTTGATGAATAATAATCTTGATGGGCAACAAGCGGGGATGTTTGGAGACCAGGGGAACTATGTATGGGCAGCTCGCGtgatcttgttcttgggGTTCAGTTTGTTGGCGGGTGGCTTGGCTGGCAGTTTTATGGTTCTCATTTTGAAATATTTGATGAATCATTATACTTTCCCCACGTTGAGTATGGGGGTTGCCAATGTTGTTTGTAATGGGTGTGTGATGTTGAGTTGCATTGTGTTGTGGTTGAGTCAAAACATCGAGGATGAGTATAGTTATAGCTTGGCTTTATAGGCAGAGgttctcctttttttttgattcgAAAGAAAGATTAGCAATTGTCATGTTTCAATGATTTGCCTGTAGAGAGGACCTttaggttttttttttttttttaaggaTTCTATAAATTATTGTAAATTTCATTAACTAATACTCGAGAGATTTCTAGAATCATAGCAGAAGTAAAGGTATCATTTGATGCTATGGGGTTGGAAGGAGGAAGGCGAGAGGGGAAGGGAAGAGCGGGGAGAAAGGTGAACTAGTAGGGTGGCATTGGTGGTGTGGATGATGACAGTTGTGGCCTTGGGTTGTGGTTAAATGGTGGGGGTGGAAGCTCAGGGTGGTCAATGTATCTTTAGTTCATCTTTGTATGGACCCAATAACCCCAATTCAAAATCACTAAAGTTAAACAATTGGAGTTCAATCGGGGTCGAAGAACCTCTCGGGTATACTTTAAATTCTCTACTTTTCAATTCATCAAAAAATGCATGTGCCATAACTCTCTTTGGGCTTGCTCGTTGTTCAGGATCGTAAACCAagattttcatcaacaaatcaATTGCATCCGCAGGCGAATTACTGAAAATCTGTCTAAATCTTTCTTCAATGGTGCAGCTGAATAGTTTCGTTGTATACATGTTGCCACGATATTGCGGATTgctcttgaagaaaaaagtgtttggtggtggacccaacaatttggcaatttcCTTGAGTTGCGATTCCGGCGACAGACCTTGGAAAATCGGTTTCCCCAAAAACATCTCGGCAACAACACAGCCCAACCCCCATATAtcaatcttggtggtgTATAAAGAGCAACCAACAATCAATTCGGGGGCTCGATAATATCTCGAGCATATATAGCTCACCGAGGGTTGATTCGGTTCGAGTTTCTTGGCGGATCCAAAATCGCATATCTTCAATCTGATCGTGTTGGGGTCAACAAGGATATTCGAAGGTTTGATGTCTCGATGGCTTATTCCAAACCCGTGCAAATACAACATGGCTCTTCCCAACTGGAAAGTGTAGGCTTTCATATGTGGGTAAGGGATGGTATATTTCGATTGTCGGTAAAACTTAATCTCTGTTTGGAGGTTGGACGGTAAGCATTCCATCACCAAGTTTTGGTAGATTTTGTTATCGGACGAGCTTTTTTTGTCGAAAAAGAACCTCAAGCTGACAATGTTTGGGTGCTGGACCACGCGCAAGATTTCAAGTTCCCTTGATTTGTATTCTGTTTGAGCGGGCACTCGCTTAATGGCAAATGGTCCCAACCATTCGTCTTTGCTTGTGGTTGCACCGCCATTGTTGAGGTTTTTGTTGCTAGCCCCCagtttgctgctgctattCTGCTCCGAGAGAACCCCGCCATCTTCGTAGCGCAACACCGCCTCGACCACCGTTCCAAATGCTCCTTCACCAATCTTCTTGTACTCTCTGATCGTCATTCGGCTCGGCGCCGAAGTCTTGTTGCTAAAAACCTGCGGCAAAGTGTATTCATTGACAAGTGCTGCCGTCTGCGccatctctctctctctctctttctaaTCTGTATCTGTACTGTAATGTATTTGTAGGTGTATTGTCTTGCTTCAATTTGCCCGAAGAAATCCAACCACTTGCCAGGCAATCGATCGCGTGTGTATAGGGTATATGTAGACGTGTTTGAGTGTGTGGCTGTAGGAGATAACGGCCAAGGGTAAAGGGGAGGGTTCAACTGAGTGGTGTCTCTAAAAATGTAAATCTAAATTTGCCCTTTCTctaaataaaaaaaggaaccCGCTACTGCGCTCGTTGGTCTCCTAGATAAGCGGCAAGTGTGAGGGATGGTTGCTCCTTGATCTGGCAGGGGTATCCTCCGACTCTAACAAGGGTGTATTGCGACTATACTGGGTGCAAGCGTGTGTCTATCTCAGCTGATAAAGAGTCCCTGGTGACTGTTGATTGGTGACTCTATGGACTGGGTGTTTGTAGGTGGCAATGAAGTCGTTGGACTCCGCTGGGGCTTTTTTTAGTTGGTGTCTTTTTGATCGACTGGTGGGTGTCGCGTTTTGGTGTCGCGTTTTGGTGTCGCGTCGTGTGTCGCGACACGCCCTTTCGGATTCCCCCCCCTGCGGCTCATTGAATGCGCTATTGATTTATCACAGGACTGTAGAGGAGAACCACGTCACGGGCACCAGTTGTGGTTAGAGCGGGGGTGAGGAGCTATCGTGACCCAGCAGACTGAGATTTACTAGTTGGAATGGCTGAAAGTGGGAGTGAAAGTAAGTATATATTGGTTGAAGAGACGACTTATCTAGAGAAAATGGGcactcccccccctctcgCCCACGATATCAAGTTCGTGGGTGAGCTTGAGTGAGGTTTTACAGGCACAGTGGGAGAATAAGCCATGGACAAGCAGCAGTAGAGAGTTGCGTTAGACTAAGACCAAAGCTagctgattttttttcaagtgggATCTATGGCGCTTTACTAGATCTGCAAGTCTCTATCCACGTTTTTAGGCAGGGAAAACCCCTGCCGTGGCTGGTGAAACAAGCAAGGTTTAATTTGGACCTGGAAACTACCGCGGatgtttttgcttttacCTTGGATCTCTGTAGAGCTGCTGAAAGATGGCGTGGTTCAAGTGTTTGCAAATCCTTTAACCCTTGATATTGCGcctctctgtctctctctcccgGCCACGCGCTTCGTATTCAcctgttcttttttttttgcagccaacaaGACGATACTGGTGGAACAGAGTTGACGCTACACACCACGACAGATTTAAAACATTCTCCTACTTTTCGGCATCCTGTTTAGTAGCTTGATCTCTGGTCCAATAGCTGACTTGTTGAGAAGTAGGGACTCTACTACcaccaaattggaaaaggcGACAGGCACCGCGAGAGGTTTCCCTCTCCTGGTCTCTTCGCTGAAACTGAAATTATTGATAACCACCCCCGTcgtttcaaattcaaattcattCAAACATTCTCCTACTTTTAGCGCCCTGTTTAGTAGCATGATCTCTGGTTCAATAGctgacttgttgttgagaagTAGGGACTCTACTACCGAATAACCACCAAATTGGAAACACGAGAGGTTGCCCAAAAACACTCCCCTCGCTGGAAttaaaattgaaattgttgataaCCACCCCCGTcgtttcaaattcaaattcattCAAACATTCTCCTGCTTTTCAGCGCCCTGTTTAGTAGCATGATCTCTCGTCCAATAGctgacttgttgttgagaagTAGGGACTCTACTACcaccaaattggaaaaggcGACAGGCCCCGCGAGAGGCTTCCCTCTCGTGGTCTCCTCGCTGACATTGGAATTATTGATAGCaacctccccccccctatcccccccccccccccccatcgTTTCATTTTGGCATAAAGATAAGGGAACTACTCGTAAAAGGCATATACCGTGCCTCGGGTTACAGCTGATGTAGATCCAAAAAGGAAGGTCGCTTGGTAGCACCGCTGCTTGGGGCGATCAACggatcaatttttcaaaaccgTACCGTGCAGAGAGACGAGTTTTAGAGGCCAACGAGGGAAACCCAGCCTGGTCGAAGCGCCAAAACAAATATATAAACACATAGGTCAATGTTTCTCCACAGAAGCCTCGGGTGTCTAAATAGAGGCTCATCGATAATAACCCCAGCACTCAGGCATGGCCTCAAAACACGCATAACTCCACCGACGTTGGCACCATCAACACACTATTTTTCCACAACGAAACCAAGCGGTCAAGatgcagcaacaactgccactggcaccagcaccacgaGAAGCTCGCTAGCCAGCTTGAGTGACAAACTAGAACAACAAGCAGCAGAACGAAGCTCACCTGAGCCATCGCCATTATCGCCAGCGTCTGCCTTCTCCTCGTCCAAACCCACCAAGGCCCAGGCCAATGAAAAAGTCGTGCTTTGGAAACTTTACGCAAGATTCAACAGACACAACACCAGATGCACCTTGGTCGCCGTAGTGGAAGACTTGAACTTTATGCAAAATAACCAGCATTTGTCTTACAACGACCAGGTGCTTTATTACTTGCAATTGCCCCACAAGGTCAAATACAACGTCAGTGCCGGTATGTTGGGGTTCAAAAAGTCGCAGAGACAGGAGTACGAGGCTGCGTTCCAGGTCAGCGCCAAGATGTTCAGGACCATCGAAGAAAGAGGCTACATTGGTCCCAACGACAAGATCGAGTTggtcttgaccaacttcGGCAAGGGGCGTGAAGCCTTCCAAGCGGCGTTGTTGGGCAAGGAAGGCTCGAggatcaaaaagaacatcGTCAGGGTCGTTGAAGGCACCAAGCTCAAGTTTGGCGGTGACAGAGCAAAGAAATTACGTCGTTTGTAAGCTGCAACAAGGAAGCTGGAGAAAAGAGTGGCCTGGGCGCATCCGACAGtctgtatatatatatcttaaatcccttttttgttgttgttgttgtgggaGTAACCAAATTGACCACCTTGACTTTAGCCAGGCTTGGTTCGCAAGAAACAAGTTACAAATAACAACTTCCTTTCCGAGTATACTTGACTACCAAATAATCACGTGATCAAGCCCCCCTCAGCAGTAAGCCCTAAGCCCTATCTCCGTGCACGTGCAATCAACCTCTATAGCCCAGTGCACGACCCCATTGGAATGCATGTGGTAGCGTAATTTTCTCCCGCGCAGTACTCTCGCTACGGAGTACCCCGAGCGCGGCGCCTCCTCGCGGTAGAGCCTCTGCCCGTGCCACACTCTCTCCCGCAGTGGGCGCACGAAGCGAAAAATATTCTGGCAGTACTGAAATTTTTTATATCCAGAGACCTTCAACTGACCAGTTCgtttcatcatcatcatcaaaaatGGCTCGTATGTTTCGGAGACACTAGCAGTTTGAATGGAAGAGTAGGGGAGATTGAGGACATGTGAATGAGTGGGAGCATcgacaatttggaaaaaaaaaagagaacaagCAAATCATTGATGTTCAtgactgaaaaaaaaccaccatgCACCTCCTTGGAATGACCATCTTTAGGTGCAAGGAGACGCTGTTtatggttttttttttttgaaaaagaggcgAGGGTCTCATGAAGGATTTTGGTTTTATTAGTGGAGAGTACTGGCGATGCAATGCAAAGTGAGGACCAAATCGACGGGCAACAATCTGGGTGTACTgaccaagttcaaattcgaaaaaaaaaaaattgaatcaTTTGGTCGAGGAAATCATGGTGTGCCAGGGTCTTTCCTCCAGCTATTATGATCCGGTCCGCAGTCCCCAGTTCCACGTCTCAGTCTACTCCCTTTCCTCTCCTTTCTTCCAGGAAAAAACCCTCCAACAACTGTTACTAACAATATCCCATCTCTAGCAACCACAAAAGcttcagcagcaaagaAAGCCGCTCTTAAAGGTACAAACTCCCAAAAAGTCACCAAGGTGAGAACCTCGACCACATTCAGATTGCCAAAGACCTTGAAGTTGGCCCGTTCTCCCAAATACCAGAGAAAATCCGTACCACACTACAACAGATTGGATGCTTACAAGATCATCATCTCGCCAATTGCTAGTGAAACCGCCATGAAGAAAGTCGAGGACGCCAACACCTTGGTTTTCCAAGTCGACATCAAGGCCAACAAGCACCAGATCAAGGCTGCCGCTAAGGAATTGTACGATGTCGATGTCGACTATGTCAACACTTTGATCAGACCCAACGGCACCAAGAAGGcatttttgaagttgactgCTGACCACGATGCTTTGGACATTGCCAACAAGATTGGTTACATCTAATCGAGTCGAAGTTGGTAGGACGAGGGAAACAAGAGTAGCGTTTTGTACATTTATTAATATATATAATCTGAAACGGGTTGAGAAATATAGATATGCATGCAAGCTCTTGCCATGTGATGTActtctattctttttttttttttttttacttatTGTCGTGATAGTAGCTGATTGAAAGTTGAAGCAAAGGTCCAGTACCGCATCTTGAGCCCCCCGTTTAGGTGTCGTAGAGCCTGCTTCACCTCAACGTCGATGGGAGTGGACGAAGTCACGAAGCGGTTCATCGCATGATACATCTCTTCTAATCTATCTCCAATCAAGACATCTTTGATTTTATCAAGGCCGAAAAAATAGCATGCTTCGTCATCGGTTGAGACTTCCACGAAAAGAGTCGATTGCTGCGCCTCGTCTTTCAAAATGATTCTGAATGGTGCAAATTGCATCGTTTGGCCATGGGGTCGCAAGGTGAAGATCTTGAATGGGAGTATTCCGGCAACTTGCACGTTGACAAGTTTAACTTGATCCggtttggagttgatttGTTTTAGTTCGGGTATGTTGAATGATGGGGGATCCAGGGTTGGTTGCGATGACTGCACATTCGGACTCAGAGTTGACCATTGCTtcgatggcgatgatgatgatgatgctgtggtggtggttgcatTCAAGACGTGCTCTACATCCAAATCGTCATCCAGGAATTGGAAATCGCTATCATTATCCAACCCAGCGGGGATCTGCGACTGAACAGTCGTTTGATGACTCGGCCGCTTCTCATGCGACGTGGAGTCAACATCAGCAAAAGTCGAAGCTACTTGCGTCGTTGATGTTATCTCATGGTTTTCCTTTGAAAAATCGTGACCTTGAGCAAGGGCGTCTTCGTCGCCGCCATCAATGGTAtactcctcctcttccccctcttcttcccccGCTTTCTGCGTCTCGCCCAACCATTGGCTCTCCTTGAACCCCGGGTACTGCGAAATCAGCTCAATCATATCCTCCATCGCGCCAAACTCCCTTAGAAACAGCGCAAGCCCGAAATAATGCACAGCAGAAGCAAACTCCCTCTCGCCTCGACGCCTCTTGAACCGATCCAtcaaatcaacaaactcaacttcAATCCCGCGCATAACCGTGCGCGGATCATTCCCCTGGAGCAACTCAACCCGAGTGCTCAACCCATCAACACACGTCGAATTCTTGACCCGCAAATCAAACCGACCACGCGCAAAGATCGGATCCCGAGGCTCACCACCGACATTCGCAAACTCGCAATTCACAAACGACTCAAATTGGCTCGAATCCATCTCCAAGCTGAAAATCTGCGACTTGTCCCAGATTTGGTCCATGGGGAAATACTCGGCGCGGACTTTTGGCGGTAGCACATTCTGGGCTACGCATGTGCGTCGATGCGGTGTCGTGAGGTCGGTGATGAGGAATAACGAAGTGGAGTTTTCGTGGGGCCATGTTTTGATGTAGGTTATTATCATTGGTATGTCAAAGGTTATACGCGTCTCCTTTTGGATCTGCTTGGGAAACGGAAGGGTATTTAGCGGGCCGTGGTgtattgttcttgttgttttgagCGCCATTATTCTGGTGTTCTCTCGAAATTGAGCAGACCCGCGGCTAGTTGGTGAGGAGGTTTAGGAAGCGAACAGTAAATGAATAATTAAATGAATGGATGAGTGGTGGCGATGCTGGTGGcggtgatgttgttggtggtgatgatggatGGGCTTCAGATATATTTCGAGATTTGAGATGCGCTTTCTGTCAAAAAAatccccccctcctccaccaccgctGGCTGACTTTGTCGAAAACAACGAACTTCATCAATGAAGAGTACGTAAGACACCCCGAACTCACACCTTCATTGTTACGATTCTTTtagtttttccaaatatATACTGATGATCCGCTAGAGAAAATCCCCAAGCTTACCAAAAAGCAACAGTCGGCTTCCAAAACAGAATCAACCACGACGCAGCCGGTGACTGCTGAAGACATCTTGGAGCAAGGGTCGCTAGATGAAGAAAGTGGAGATAGATGGCTTGGCTCCGACGTATCCAAAGCATTGCGCTTTTACCAAAAGGCCTATTTATCGTATCAACAATGCATCAGATTGAGCTCGACGAGCAATCCCGATGCATACTACAATCTATGTCGGTTGACATTGGAGGTGTATTTGCTATTCAAGAACAATGACGGGTTAGACGTGGAGACGTTGGAGAATGTCGACGAGGTTatctttgctcaagattcCGTAGTTCAAGAACTATCGCAGATTTACGACTTGCATTTTAAATGCTTAGAGATATTGCAACCATTGGGTGACTTGCTGTCGGATTTGGTTTTCAATACCATTGCCGTTTGCGTTGAGGCATTGGAGTCTGACCAGTCCAAAAATGGCGGTGCGAGTTATGAAGAAATTTGCGCTGTGTTCAGCAAAGCTTGGGTgcttttggaaatgttGGTGCAAAGACAGGTgctggagttggagaatttCGTTGAGGAATTGGCAAAAATCACAGACACCCGGCCGCAAGGCTCCGACAccgacaccaacaacagcgcGCCCCAGCTGGGgcaaaaggaagaagagtaTGAAAGTGAAGAAACTACCCAGCCGGTGGACTTGTACGAGACCATTGTGCTTGGACACCGGTTGGTTCAAGCTCTATATGAGAGTTCAGACAGggaccaagttgaaaactcGCGAAATCTACTGAGCCTGTGTCTTGAATTGATGAACGGCGTAACGCGCGTGCTAACTCAATCGTTCAGCGCACAGGCAACCGACAAGAACAGTATGCTTGAGAATATCAGTGAAGAACAGTTGTCTAGTTTGGCAATCTCCCACACGAGCCTCGCGGTGTTGAGTCAAAATGACGTCCTGAGAGCGGTTGAAATGTGGCAGCTGTCGCCCATCGCCAATACTGCCGAAAAATACATGGTCGCGTCGGATAACGTCCAGACACTATTAGAGCGAAACGAGGTGGGATTGGATAAATTAATAATCTTGGGACCCCAGGAACCCCAGGACGCTGGCAAGCAGTTGTTTTGGCAGGCGTTGAAGTTCCAAAATGCAACCCTCCAATCAGCTGAGGCTCAACTTTCTGAAACTTTAGCTGCGAAACGAAAAGCACCACTGGGGGTCGAGTTAGGTATTGGGTCAATAATAGTCCAAATTGCCGGTTTGAAAATAGCTCGAGCCGATAtcaattttcaaatgaGCCGCATACCTGATTTCCCTAACTCGGCATCTCACGCGTCTCAATTGGTGCAAAATGTCAAGATTTTGCTTAAAGCAGctgccaacttggccaataCCAGTGGCGGTTTGCGTGAGAGACAAACGGAAAAGATTAATCGAGACACGAAATTGAGCGAAGCCATATTCAGATTGTGTTTGATTGAAGGAAAGAGCAGCATAGACGAGTTGGACCAGATAATGACGCGGCCCCGATGGATCAAGCAGGTGCCAGAGATCAGGAACTTGGGCTACTATGATTCACTCATTGCCCATTTGCCAGCGGAGTGAAAACCCTTGTATAAAATAATGTATATTTTGACTCTATATAAAGCAGgaataaaacaaacaaaaaaaaaaaaaaaagcttcAAAAACATACTATGAAAATGACATCGTCATGATGGTCCTTTGTATCTAAATAACCAGCTCTAATACCAAAAAGCCAACCCAACTCAGCCgaaaccaaaccaaaaccaaatgaaatgaaatgaaaaaaagtaatTTAAAAGTACTGTTCAATGCTATACCGGGACATCAAGCGCGTCAGCATGGCCAACCTCAACAACGATATCCTCAAGTCCATCAGGTATGTCAGTGAAATTGTTGCTCCAGTAATTGTTGTAGTACTGTTCGGCAAAGGCACCGCTGCCATTAACCGGCTCAGCAGGCGAGCATCGGCTCGCGAAAATGGGCGAATCTAGATATTGTAGACTGATCGAGGGGTTCCTCGAGCTATTCAACACCACTTGTACGATGTTTATCTTGATTAGATGTATGATCCACGCCACCTTCATTTCCCTTGACTCAAGTTTACGCTGCCGTTTTGAACTTTATGCAAAAGTGGGTGATTTGCTTTGCTCAGATGCTGATTTGGCGAATTAGCTAAGGAAGaagccaaaaacaaaaaaaaaaagcgaaaaatttttcacttgaCGTACGACGGTGGTTGTCTTTCCTATATATATTATTATTGATGCTTCTATTATATGTATCTGGCAAAATACCCTCGTGTTGTTCGTCTTGCTCTCTGATATGAGATTACGGTTCGTGGTATTATTATATCATCTTGAAACGGCCCCCTAGAGACACAGACAAAAGCAAGTCACGTTTTTTTGGTGCGGCGGAGACGAATCGGGTAATTCAGGGTGCGAAAGAGGAAACACGTGTTTGGGTGGAGGGCCGCGCGGGTGTTCCGTATTGGGTAAGAGCCGAGTTCCGTGGGGATGCCCGATTGGGACTATATCCGAGGTACTAAACAGGTGAACAGCACCCACAACCACCCCACCGCCAGAACTTGAGAGTCAATCACGGGGTAAGGAAGGATGTAGATCAGGAGGGGGAAGATCCGAGTCGTGAGATGAAGCTTGATGTATTTTATCATTTCCGTGaatgatgttttttttttgctcctcATTCTGGTGTACTTGAGGAAATACTCCAGCAGAGGCTATTTCCCCACCGGAAAAGTGATGTCTTGTGGGTCTCGTGACAGCTTGACACTTGTGTCAAAGACAATATCATTGAGCTGTGGACCATTTAATATATACAATTCTCGCAATTGTCGTGTTTTACGTGTTGCTGATCTTGCTAGTATTCGTGATGTTTTGAATTTGCTCTACTCTTGTTCCAGTCAATTCCGTTCTATTTCCTACCGAAATTTTTGGTTAAATTCCGCCAGATCAACTGCTACATGGCACATATACATACACCGAAATCTAGTGGCCGACTGGACACTGGtccaaaaaaccaaacaacaccaattaaatattttgtttttcacttgTATAAATCAAAATTCTATATATTATGTACAAGACTCGACAATTTATAACCTAGGAACCATcgaagaaaaaatgaaaaaaaaaagtctctACTTACGCAACAATTTGTCAAATGCAGGAATCAAAGATTGAGCCATGGCAAATGAAAACACCAATTTAGGACCAGTGGTCAACAATTTTGGAGTCAAtcctttgaaaaaagccGTGATGCCTTCGTTTTTAAAcatgtttttcaaaatggtgAAACCTCCTTCGGGGTTGTCAAAGTTTCGATTTTGAATTCTGGTCTTGATCACGTCTAATGGCGCACTAACAATCAAGGAAGCACTGGCACCAAATATCGAGGTAACGAAATTTTGCGTCCAGGTAGCCTGGTTATAATCCTTCAATCCGAAAATGTACTCCTTGGCAAACGAGTTTCCCCCAAACAACGCAAAGGAACCCGGCGCGTTTCTAGCCATTGTCCATCCCCAGCCTCTATATAACCCAAACCCTTCATCAGCAAGCACCTTCAAGAACCCTCTGCCTCTAAACGACTCGGGGTTTGTTTGACGTTTGATCTTCAACACGTCCAAGGGCAACAAGACAACCTCA
This portion of the Lodderomyces beijingensis strain CBS 14171 genome assembly, chromosome: 5 genome encodes:
- a CDS encoding 60S ribosomal protein uL23 — its product is MAPTTKASAAKKAALKGTNSQKVTKVRTSTTFRLPKTLKLARSPKYQRKSVPHYNRLDAYKIIISPIASETAMKKVEDANTLVFQVDIKANKHQIKAAAKELYDVDVDYVNTLIRPNGTKKAFLKLTADHDALDIANKIGYI